Proteins encoded in a region of the Triticum dicoccoides isolate Atlit2015 ecotype Zavitan chromosome 3A, WEW_v2.0, whole genome shotgun sequence genome:
- the LOC119266803 gene encoding calmodulin-binding protein 25-like, protein MASTTSGSLPSSPSLPGTGAEQEFSSVDPHGLFLPSSPSPASLYFDHDSTFQGFLSTSSPTRATATPPHPAAPSKPPKKRPRASRRPPTTVLTTDTSNFRAMVQEFTGFPAPPFAVGLSPFVRPRLLGGASAYGSPFLVRPCPLKYPQQNPALLSSTGTCTTTGGGANSLMHALTLLARSNAMPSTPADVTTARGSGSADQYGGHHGHGMGDFNFNPFDDFETETSASAEGDKAANGDHAGFFSSLGGAGDKYDQH, encoded by the coding sequence ATGGCGTCCACCACCAGTGGCAGCCTCCCGTCCTCTCCCTCGCTCCCGGGCACTGGGGCCGAACAAGAATTCTCCTCCGTCGACCCCCACGGCCTCTTCCTCCCCTCATCCCCATCCCCCGCTAGCCTATACTTCGACCACGACTCCACCTTTCAAGGCTTCTTGTCCACATCCTCCCCCACGCGGGCAACAGCGACTCCACCTCACCctgcggccccgtcaaagccgccCAAGAAGCGCCCCagagcctcccgccgcccacccaccaccgtgCTCACCACCGACACCTCCAACTTCCGCGCCATGGTACAGGAGTTCACCGGCTTCCCGGCGCCACCATTTGCCGTCGGGCTGTCCCCGTTCGTCCGCCCGCGGCTCCTCGGTGGCGCCTCCGCCTACGGCTCCCCCTTCCTGGTACGCCCGTGCCCTCTCAAGTACCCGCAGCAAAACCCTGCACTGCTGTCCTCCACCGGCACTTGCACCACCACCGGCGGCGGAGCCAACTCTCTCATGCACGCGCTCACGCTGTTGGCGAGGAGCAACGCTATGCCAAGTACCCCCGCTGATGTTACGACGGCCAGAGGATCAGGTTCTGCTGATCAGTACGGTGGCCACCACGGCCACGGCATGGGAGAtttcaatttcaacccgtttgacgaCTTCGAGACTGAGACTTCGGCATCGGCGGAAGGCGACAAGGCGGCGAACGGCGACCATGCTGGGTTCTTCTCTTCCTTAGGCGGCGCCGGAGATAAGTACGACCAGCACTAG